The segment TGTTGATAGAAGAATCCTTTCTTTCAGAACTATCTCCATCTTGTCTAACAGATTCAACTGCATCTTTCTTCTCACTTGCTATTGAGGTATTCCCATCATGCTCCCTTGAAGCATTAGAATGTGTTAATGCATTTTGTGAAGGATCCCATGCCCGATTCTTATTTTTCATCAACACATTATGTTCCCCATAAAAAGGAGGATTTCGTGAATCTTTATAAATATCAAAATCTTGAGGTCCCCATGAAGGAACAGAACCCAAGTTTCTCAATCTGTAATCATTTTGTGCTCTATATTCGTTGTTAAAAACAGCATTAGCTGCTTCCATGTATGTAAAAGAGTCACTTGATGAACGTCTATGCCCTCTTCTTACAGGTGATTCTGGTTCATTAAGAAGATCATCAAGCCAAGAAGGTTGTTCTTCTATCAGAAAGCTTTCAGATGAGGTTCGTTGATGTGAATTTGCATCTCTGTATTTTGGTGGACCTTTTGGGGCAACAGCAGGATTTGAGACATAATCTGCATATGATGGAGCAATGCTTGGAAATGGACTTTTAGGGGGAAGTAAAGGGTTTTTTCCAGTGTACATCATACTTCTCATTGTTGAAGGACCCTTGGAGTTCGCCATTGTTAGAGTACAGATCCCTGCAAAAAAACTGAAACCAATTCAATAGAAATAGAAAGCAGCATCCAGATTTGGAAGTAATCCCTTAGAAAACATCACAAACCATTTACGACACTTCTAATCACAAAAAAATCAAGTCAAAATAAATTCTTATCGAGCAATTCATTTTTTCCTTACATGTTACTCCTACAACTCTTATGTGTCCTATCGCAACAatcaatcaattaaaaaaaaaacaaatactgATGAACTCCCCTTCACCTACATTATCCGAAAGATGAATAATTGAAAGCTCAGAATCAGCAAAAATTTTGACGGGAAATTAACCCGTAATTACCTCTATACACGCAGTAAAGATATTCAAGAATAGGCAATGTGATCAGATAAAAACGAAGATTACAAATCGAATCGAAGCAGAGTTCCTTCTTGTCCTAATTTTtgatgattagggttttcttcgtcTTACGAATCCTTCCTTTCTCGTTGACTTGCTTGATGAATAAAGCTCGGGTTTGACAACCCAAGATGAGATGTTCTTGTTTTTACACCTTTTTGCCTTTTTCTTATTTATTATTACCTCCTCCTAATAATACTATCTcatttacaaaaataataataatactaataatatattaataaaataataaaataaactttTATAGGGAAATGATATTTCAGAATACTTTTTTGAAATTATGTACCAAAATAGATATTTTAGATTATATATTACAGTTTTATTTTAAGATCAAGATATATAATTGATAAACTTGACAAAAATAATCATCTTTCTTAATTATTTgtagaataataataaaatattaaccATGTTCTTAAATATAACCACATATTACTAGGATCCATTACAAAATGCTATACATTGTGTACTATGAAATTGTTTCTACGAAAATCGTATTTTTTTATCAAGAAAATATTATTTGGTGTAGTAGGGATCTTCAAAAATTATATTCTCAATAAAGTGAAGTTTCATATTATGATAATGGAGTTTTAGGtcgaaaaatattttataaagaaaatgtgtaaaatatagaaaaagagaaattaaattttaattttccaGCATTTTGCAATTTGTCATTTCAAATTTGATGGCTATTTTGAGATGCTAAATTTTTGGTTACTTTTAGCAAATTATTAAGAAAAATGGTTATATTTGGTATTTTCtctatataatattataattgaaAAAATGAATGTTtagctaaaaataaaataaaatctgtactattatttattttaaaattttgtgaATTACAGAAAAAGTAAACAAAAATCATGAAATCCACCACACTTTTTGTCCACTTGCAAGTTTGCAAGCTGTAAAATTGGCAGGTTGCAAGCAAAGGAAGAATGCTTAGTTGGTTTATTACATTTGCCTCCCTAGAGTTTGAGCTCAACTACAATATCAGCCCCTATAGTTATAACAATTTACACATTCCCACaactttgaaattttgattacaGCTGTAAATATTTCAACTTTTACTTCTTTTAGAAAGAAAGCAATTACAAGCAAAGAGAAAACGTATTGAGCACTTATCTCTAAACACCACAACAATTTACTtttttagaaagaaagaaattacAAGCAAACAAAAATGATGTTTGTATATAACCAGACAAAGAGAATACTAATGTAGTGTTTTCACAATTTTCtagattttaagttttaaaaacttaactattttttttaaagataaaaactagtatactttttgtaaaaatTGGAAATAAACCATATATGCTGAAAGccgaatagaaaaaaaaatttatcAAGTTTAATGCAAAAAATAGCAACACACCTTCGTTTCTTTGTGATactatatttttaatttattttattagtacattatatttaaaaaaaactactACAATGGTCTCAAAATCAACATAAAAAATTGTAACCATAATAAGTTGCTTTTGAGGATATGTGTTAGCTTAATAAATGATATAAAATAATAACAATGACATAATCATAAAATAACAACCAAAACCagtcaaaatcataaaattgacCAAAAAAGTAAAACTGGTCTCTTTcactaaaaaaaaaacttttacttTCTGATTTGATTTTTATTCAATAAAATATATTGCTATTTATTCAACATATATGATTTAAGTGGTCCAAATTAagaataacaaaacaaaattgtAACAACGAAAAATTTGTCCAAAAAATCAAAATGATTATTGGAACCACAAAGAAACCTCTACTTTCTATTATTAGTAAAGTTTTTTTATTCCTTTTTAACGAGTCGAAAGGAccaaaaagaacaaaaaatgtaaaaattgtcGAATAGACCAAAAAAgtctaattttatttttttttccaaaaataatTATACGTCATGTTATAAGTCTTTCATATCATTATAAAGTTCTTTTTTGTTCATTTTTAACTCATCCAAATgataaaaaagaacaaaattgATCAAATTTACCAAATAGTCTAAAATGGTAATTTTCTGTACATTTACTTAACCATGGACCAGTTATGTAAACTTATTTAACCATGGATATCATTAGTAACATTTTTAACTGTACCAAAACGGGAAAATGAAAGTaacaaaagtaggatgctattacaAGCAAAACTGGTCAAAATCAACAAATTGACCAAATGACCATTTCTAAAGAATTTGTTTTGAGTTTTTCTTATCATTATAATGCTTTTTTTGTTCGGTTTAAAGTGACACAAATGACCAAATTCACAAATCACCAAATTCACCAAATGACCATTTCTGAGGAATCTGTTTTGATTTTTTCTTATGattataattaatgtttttttgtttggtttaaaGTGACAAAATGAACAAAGTGACTAAATCAACCATAAAggtaaaaatgatagttttcaatacaaaaaacTACTTTCAGTTTTGAATAATTCAATAAAGTATATTGCGATTTAGTGCATTTAAAGCATGAATCGGCCAAATGCAATAAATACCAATATACTTTTACACACATAATCAAATTTGCCAAAAATGCACTTCCATTGTCAATCTACTTTATAAGATTGCATATTATTTTGTatgaaattttgtttttttaacaaaacTTAACTTTCGTGTGTGTTAGGTAAGAGGTAAATACAAAAGATACCAATCTACTTTAAATAGAAACTCCAACGTTATTTAATGCATTTAGGCCCTATATGGGGCAAATACAACAAATACCAAtctactttataataatcattttattattattattatgttttttaatatttaatgcaTTTGGGCCCTGTATGTGTTATTCTGTCTAAGAAGTCGTTTATAAGAATGTAGGTTTTTTTACTTTCCCATATTGCCCTTACCTAACATGTACCCATAATGATCTTTTTATAGACCAGCTCAGCAGCTTTAATGCAATTTACTACATTTACACCCTGTGTATGGTAAATGCAATAAATAGAAATATACTTTTTAAGCATGCAGAACTTTTTTTGGTATAAAATTTAGTTggtttttttatcaaaaattatcTTTTGTGTGTGTTTTGCATATGTGTATGTCTTTACATTTGTGTTTGTATGTGAGAATGAGTGTatgtctttaaaaaaaaaaaaaaaacagaaaatcaCTAATTAAACCATTCAAAAGTAAAAGTAACCAACTAAAGGCATCAATAACATTCATCACATGATAAtatcaaacaaaaacaaaaattcaaACCCAATAATAAGATAATAAATTATTAAGAACCAAGCAGCTTC is part of the Lactuca sativa cultivar Salinas chromosome 7, Lsat_Salinas_v11, whole genome shotgun sequence genome and harbors:
- the LOC111913652 gene encoding uncharacterized protein At4g06598, giving the protein MANSKGPSTMRSMMYTGKNPLLPPKSPFPSIAPSYADYVSNPAVAPKGPPKYRDANSHQRTSSESFLIEEQPSWLDDLLNEPESPVRRGHRRSSSDSFTYMEAANAVFNNEYRAQNDYRLRNLGSVPSWGPQDFDIYKDSRNPPFYGEHNVLMKNKNRAWDPSQNALTHSNASREHDGNTSIASEKKDAVESVRQDGDSSERKDSSINKPSASETDTKRAKQQFAQRSRVRKLQYIAELEKNVQALQAEGSEVSAEVEFLNQQSLILGMENKALKQRLESLAQEQLIKYMEHEVLEREIGRLRALYQHQQQPQQAVPPPNHRRTASKDKLDSQFANLSLKKDSGSSSTRDVSGPLHI